Sequence from the Mugil cephalus isolate CIBA_MC_2020 chromosome 20, CIBA_Mcephalus_1.1, whole genome shotgun sequence genome:
CCAAGAAAGGACCTGGGATGAAATGTATGAATCTGATTGAAGCCCTGATTGCATGTTCAAAGTCTGTCAAAAACTGAGGAAGAGGCTGAGGGCACAAGAGTTTACTGACCCATTCAGGTGTGGGAGCCCAATAGGATGTTGAAGACACACTTGACAAACGTCTTCTCTCCATTTCTGCTTCAGTGTAGAAAACATCCTGAAAATGTTAAGAAACAGAACAATATTAATATGTAcatgatgtatatttatgtgtacAGCACATCCACACAGTAAAAATCCTACTTCATTGTCTCTGCCTGAGTTGGACTCAGTGTCACTGGTCCCAGCAACCGCACTCTGGTCTGAGAGGACAACGTGAGGTGAGTTGGTCTTTGGAACTGACACCATAGTGCCATCCTCTGATACCTGCGACTTCTCGGTCAGCTTATCGATGCCTGGAGAGAGCCACGGAATTCCAATCAATATGTAAAAGGGAAGTCTTCTGACAGTTGTATCTTTTtcttaaccctcctattatccttggggtcaatttgaccccaatcaatgttcatcattcaaaaaataacagtagagagAAGGTCAACTCACTCACTTTCTACAGTTATAGAAATACAGAACATCCTTGGTTTTATCCTTTGAATCATATTTACAGTTTCTTGAGCAACAGATTTTACCTCACTTAAGTATGGGGACAATACCATGATTTCTTAATTATGAAACACTCAACATCTTCATATATATGCATATTATGCAAATATTCAAAACACATCCAAAACCATCCAAACAACAGTACCTGGTATGGCAACTAGACTGGCCTTTAGTGTACCAGGTTCTGCTGGCACTGCAGGGTGTGAACCCTCCATGGATACAGTTTCTTGGGAACTTGTGCGGGAAATGACATCTGGTGACTTCTTCTTCCTTTGCAAAGCTTTTTGAATGGAACTGGGGTCAGAGGGCAAGTTGGCCAGCTGGTGAAACACATTACGTTTGCGAATGATGGCATAAACCAGGTTGCAGTTTCCTGGGGATGAGAGTAAAAGGGAAAAGAGTTACACATAACCATTTGTCTGCAAAAAGTTGAACTGAACCCAGAAATGTTTTAGTTGTCTCTTACCATCAAACTGGTACTGGATAATATTGTTGAAAGCCTcaagaaggaaaaagacaaGGTGATGATTCTGGGCTGCAGAGAACAGGAACCAGTTGGTGGAAAAGGCTTCTAACAGGTGGAGCAATTTATTGGCTGCCACCATAGACAGGCTCTTCAAATAGGGagaaactgtggaaaaaaacagctgttgtttcattaaatgtaaaaacattcaaaagcTGATCTTGCAAATAAAAGCTGTATTGCCCTGTAGAAGACATCAAAGCAATTCACCATTTACGATGATGGTGAGTAGGCAGTCAAAGAGAGGCTGGAGTCGCTGGTGGCCTGTAGTGATTATCTTGTGAAACAcctagaaaacaaacacagtgaatGGTGTGAGGCTTTGTATGGTAACTGTTACTGTATTTTAGGGCATGTTCAGAgcttgcattaagatccgatctggacCATCCGATCGGGTAAaacacaggtgtgaacacccctAGGATCCATTGATATTGCATTTAGAGAAccaatctctgaccacatttggaggtggtctgggtcacatGTATCCGCATGTGTCCCAATTCTTTTGGTAGTGTGGATGCATACATATCCTGAGTTGCACTAAAGACTGCCTGTATTCAAAGGTTGCTCCTCCATCAGTGGAGCTTTAcctcatttataaaaaaaaaaacaaaaaaaacaaaaaaacattataaatgGTCACCTAAAAAGGGAAAGCACCGTTAAtaatgtctgttcattagtaatgaaaGTCTAGTTGTTAGCTAGGTAAATAATAACTCTAAACAAcaattaacaaaagaaaatactgaataCTAGATAGTTAATAGTAgaggttaattattgatgtggtCATGTTTATGTAAATGGAGCTGTGTGTAGTTAAGTATTTCCTCAATCAAGGGTGTCTTTATTTGCCTTCATCACTGGAGATGGGGGGCTGGAGTTACAATCTGAGTTTTGTGAAGATCTAACTAACAGGGTGGAGCTCAATAAATAATTACTTAATGTGTGTGCCAAAGTCATGTCAGgatttatttgcatacagagatACATTTGGAGATGCACATTAATGcatacctaaagctggtcacttgcaaTCAGATTTtcatgcaaggtctgaacaggctcTATGTCAGGTAGCAATCAAAAATAAAGCCATTTCAGTTATGTAACAGGTATCTCTCTCACCACTATAAGAAGGTCAGCATGAGTCCCTGTGAACACAGGGATGTCCATCGGCACATGAACGGAATAAGGCTTATTCAAGCGCACACCAAAGTTTCTCtctccactcagcagcagcaaaatgaacACACCGATATGCATGAGTCCAACACGTGCTGCACAAACAATAAATCACACTATAAGTATGTATATTGGTGACATTTTGGAGGCTTTTAGAGGCTCGCGGGTGCAATAAAGCAACTTGGTTTGCTTTATTtacttacactgatcagcccTGGCATCATTCAGGTAATAGAGTATAGGAACCAAAATATCCAGCACATCACTGCTCTTCAGTACAAAAAACAGGAACTTCTGTGATGGGGACACAAAGTGGATTGCATTACATAATGAAAGCACAAAGCATTTTAATGGTTCTGGCCCAAGACATGATCCACTTTAGTTTTTTCAACCTTATTGAAGTCACAAAGTTTCCAGAAAAGCACCAGCATTTCCTGGTGAAACTGGATCTTCTTGGTGGAGTTAGGCAGGTAAGTTTGAGTCAAAGGGTTAGTCAGCAGGCGAGCTAGGCCCTTCAGCACAAAGTCAAAGTCCTACCAAGGGAAAGTGCACAAAGATTGCTTTAGACAAGTGATCTTTACAGGAATGGTCttcatatttttatacacaTTGACAAACACACCTCCTCTCTGTGAATCCTTGACAAATAATTTGCAAACAAGTTTTCAGGGCCTGCAGACTGCACAAAAAGATAAAGATATTTATTCAAAAGTCATTCAACATGGGTCATCAAATGAATTACTTTTTTGTAGTCTTGTCATACCTCTTGCTCCTCTATGCAGCATGGAGAGGCAGGGCGGTGGGGAATCCCACCATCGTGCTCCAGTGTCACAATGAGGATCTGTACAGCCTGCTCCACCAGCTGCTCTCGGTAGTCAGAAAAGAGCAGGTGGTTGTACGGGATGCCATAGCCCACGGGATCATAGGCGCACACCACATTCAGCAGAGATGTGAACAGAGGCAGAGCATGTCTAGGTGCAAGGGCATGAGAACCAAATTAGTAAAATGTGTACAAGTCCCTACTGagttacattacattaatgAGAGATTCAGTTTTAGGCAAAAGAGTGTAATTTTCATGTccacaagaaaaaacagaatgcATTAGTTTATAATATCTACTTGAATATAAGAAATTTGAAAGGTAGAACGCTGTACTTTGTGCAAAAGTGGTCCATACATGtaagatattttttaaaatgttacctCTATAATAACTTTAAAACTCCACTTGTGATGAAAACAATGGGATTTAATTGAAAGCCGTGTAAGTCAAGTTTTCATCTACAAATGTAAAAACTCATGAGTTCAATAGGTAGAATAATCAGACATGCATGTGCCATTACCTATTTTCTGTAGAGCAGAAGAATGTCACCCAGGGGTTGAGGACATTGTGATCTGATGAAGGTGGCAAGTACATGGCCTCAGAGAAGCAGGTTAGTAACAGTCTCAGCAACTCTGccctgaagagaaaaaaagaaggttcAGAGAGGAAAATCAAAAGTAAATCAGactccaaaataaaatatcaattttGTGATACAGATGTTGCCAGGCACAGCTGCACAAAAGAGACCCACTCACCTGTTCAGGTCGTGGATGTAGTTGAGAGGGGGTGAATGTGCAAATCCCACCCCTGACTCCCAGATGTACTCACAACTGTCTAAAGACTGCATGCTCTCTACCGAGTCCTGGATACAGTCACCAAAACATTACAGTCACATTACTTCATGACAGCATAATATTTGTCAGATTATTTAGTcaatgacattaaaaaagagGATATCATTTGTCAAACAAATCATTATGCCATTAGGCGCAGAGGTCtaaattagttgtttttttattctgtaatgATGCATGAGTCTGTTTTCTGGTGgaaatattaaagcaatgagaaacaaataaagagcGTTCATTATGAGAACAAAGTTGCAGTCTTATGCGCAACATTCCTGTCTTACTCACAACGGATAAGTAATTCTTCCTGGTGTGCCTGACAGCGTCTGGCCATTATCTCTTTCTAAGTTGTCTCTCCGGAGAAACTTGAGTGACAGGTTAGTTGGGCAACTTCAGATCAGTAGGAAGGAAACAGTGCCTGGAAAAACATGTGTACGTGTAAAACAGTGCACAGTGTCGGGACACGGGGTACTCACAGGGCCTCTCTTGTGGCTATGCACAGTGAAGTCAGGGCAGAAAAGCAAGTCTGCAATGGCTAGGAGCAGCGACTCAGCCAgaggccgagctccatcatcatcatctatcTCATCCgtctgaaaaaaatgaacaatataAGAAATGAAAGACGCAAATAAGTAACAACTAAAATCCCCTTTCTCCATTATATGCCTTGCTCTACGGAGAAAGATGAAAATAGCTTTAGCTGGTATgaggaaataaatgattaaatgttcaACTGAGTGAAGGATTCACACCCAGGAAAACCAGTCTCATGAGCTCAGTGCTCTCATTGAACATTACTGTAAAATTGAATTGAgtacacatgtactgtacatgtaaacactgtCTTTCTGATGCTTATGTTTGTACATATTTGTGAAAAGTGTGCACCTATACTGTGCCCACTCACCCCAGCCCGGCCAGCACCAGGCACTGTTGACCAGAAGAATCCTCTCCAGTCCTGGTCCTCGAAGATATAGGGAAGTATACGGGTCAAGATGCGAGCACAGTTCAGGATTACTAGTTTCTCCCTCTCAGTGGGACAGCCAGACTCTGCGCCCTGCACCAGTTTCTCCACAGCCTAGATCATCAGAAATCATATTCGAATAAGACTTTGTAGCCTACAAGGTgcattattttgtcatttaacaTCACCAAAATTTTTTTTGCTACATTTTAATTATCAAATTTGCTTGAACAATATTTGTGCTGATTTCAAGCTGATTAATGAAGTGACGAGCCataagaaatgttttatttttattcaagacaacaattcaattcaattatatCTATATAGCGtgaataacaatacaaattgtctcataacgctttacaaaaaccggcctgagtcctggcaaggaaaaactccctttaacgggagaaaccttgagcagaacccagctcatatggagggactcATCTGCCTAAGGGcagccaggtagagacagaaaaagagagaacagcaggagaaacgagataaatatacatctgtcatagatacatatatctgACTATAGTAAGCACGTAGTatctgatgatgatacagatataagatgtaactgatgatgttacatggaCAGGTTGAGAATATAAGATATAGGCAAGTTGAAGAATTGTTTATTACAGCAATCAATATAGCAGTAacactattttttctttcaaggataatgaatatttatacaGCGTCATAGTTTTCATTTACTGTGCCACTACTCGGGCATAAAAGAGTTTTGAAAACTGTTGAGAGAATATGTCATGTCTATTTTGTATTTGTGGGTAAACTATGCAGTGCCTTATATTTTACCAATAAACACTAGAAACTAAATGATATACACTTCGAttctacaaataaaacaaaataaaatgctttgttcttttttttttcagacaaagaTTTACTTGGTGATTTACATGTCAACAGTACAGCTGCAGCCCAAACccaacacaggaaaaaaagccCTTTGAATTAGATCGAATTCAAGGGCTCTCATGTcctctttatttaattatgcTGGAGGCCCCTATATGCCTGTTTTGTTTCTGATACGCAGCTTCAAACGGAAGCTGGGAGCAAAAGACGGAAAGCAAAGGAAAGGGAGGGGAGTTGACTCATTTATTCCCACCCCACATCTGAGGAAAGGTGCTGTGCTCctgcaaacacactgaaatcCAAAATCACTATGTCACTTGTACTATTTCTGTCTCATAAACAAACCTACACGAAAGCATGGTTGCGTACCTTATAGCAGAGGGTTGCTAAATTTGAGGGAGACTCCTCTCGAACAGCTCTTATCTCCGCAGCTGGCACCAGTGCAAAAACATCCTGGACAGTGGTAGTTGTGTCTGCCCAGAACTGATCCCAGAAGGCATCGTCCGTGGATTCCACTGGCTGTAGAattaatgtttgctttttttttagcttccaATTGAGCATTTAATGGTAGACAGGTTTGAAATGTAATCTAGTCTGATTTATATGAAACAGGGCTGCATTCAAATGCCATTTTGCCATTTTATCTTGTGTGGCCCGGTCTAGTAGCATTACATAGATCAGCCCAGGCCCACAGTACGTAATAGCAATGTAAACACAAGTGTTTGTTCTAGCAGCAGGAAGCATTTACTGGCACACTTCGCACAACAGTCCACCTGCCGCATCTGCAAACGTGGTCATTTTCAGACCTACGCCATTAGCCTGAATTTGCTATATGCCATTAGTTATAGGCAACTATGGGCAGAACTAAACGCGTACAGCTTTATTAGGATTCATGGTAATTCCCATCGTCGAATCCACGACCATATAATGTAATATCAAGCAGCATGCGACATATGTAGAAAATGCATGCAGTATTTGTACGTCGACATTATACAaattttcactgtgaaaaaaaatgctgtatgcaacacaacacaattttgATACCACATCATAAGCGTTATCTCATCCCCTCGGTGATGCCCGGTGCGCCCAATGGATCTGTGTTATTCATTTGGATGCGAATATACCTGTGTTTTGGTCGTGAGCTGGATCACCGCCTTCCTGAAGTTTAATTTTGAGTCGGTGCTGCCCATTGCGATTATTTCCCTGTATACATATACAGGACCGTTGCTGCTGAGAATCCCTGGTAATCTCACCTCCGTCCTCCTCTTGAGTCATTGGCGGAGGCGTTTTTTTTACACCATGGGCTGGCTGGATAGGCAGGCTTCACAACACTGTAACTTCCGGGTTACAGGGTTATAATAAAGCCGAAATCTGTTGTTGTTCAATATTTTCGGTCATTTAACCGATAGCTATGTGTAACTACTGTGTCAAATGAAAGCGGTCTATTGTTTGCAGGCGAAATTATATGGGCGAATTAATCCTGTATCCCGCTAGTCTgttatgtatattatatttcaTGGAGAACAAATGATTTGCATGGTGTTTACATTCCATTAACTAAAAGCTGTGTTGTAGCCTATTGCGCTGCATAAATTGAACGTGCGCTAGTTTTGTTGTATGTTGCATTTAAGAGCAATCTgtaaattgttttttaattcaaaatacCAACAGAGTGCATATTTATTCCCCGAGTAAAACATACCACATTTTTGGTTACTATAGTTGCCATTGTTTTACACCTTACAAGTCTGTCTGAACAGAAATTGTTCGTCCTTCAACACAAGAACGATTTACAAATGTTTTCCCGGTAGGgatgtgctattttttttagaatcgatcttcacatcaaaatgtCGATACCATGTCCGCTTTCACAATAAGCAGTAATACTTTTATTACACCGAATCTGTAATCAagtctaaaaaagtaaaaatatatatatatagagagagagagagagagagagagagagagagagagcacagggAAATGCCCCCACAACTGAGACAGACCTCTGTAACAGAAGCCcttcagagaggcaggcaaTATGCACAGTGTCGATACACAAGCATATATGCCCACACGTAGGTCCTGTCAATATGCtattgtttcttaacaaaaacaaatggaagcGATAAAGAATGTAGAATCGGACCATTGCTGTCTATGTTATgatgacaaaaagaaatcagcAGAAGAATGTGgtttaaacacaatattttaacaAGGACAGATTTGCTTCCCTCAAGATGACGTGTCATGTGTACACGAGGacggtatttttattttttttttaaaactgaccATTTTCTAACCGctgaaaacaactgaaaccACTGCAGTACTTTTGCTCAGATTTGCTGAGATTCTCAGCTGGCTTATTGATTTGCATTGAATTGCTCCGATTAAAGAGATGTCTGATGTTTGACAGATCgtttaattcttatacagaggtataaaataaaattttcataattacattcacaactATTCATTGTtaaagtcattattttcatatgcACAAGtagacacaaaaaaagtatCGATGTCGGTATCGGGATATCAGCCatggtattacttggtatcaAATTGAAAGGTAAAATACTGGTATCGCACATCCGTATTTCCCGGCAGGCCTTTAATGCACCAGCACTCGTCCCTATGCGCAGTCGCAGTACCATGTAAACACAACTGTCGCGGTTGGTTGTGGTTGTATCTGTAGCTAGTATTGCTAACAAAATGAAGCTACGGCCTAAGTAATTTAATGTTTGAGGCGTGGTTCAAGGATTGGTATTATTGTAAAAAGCCAACGAAGCGATTTCTGCTTTTTGTGCCATAGTCGAATATGAGATAAAgttgttagcattagctcgCAGTGACGTTAACAGTAGCTCATAGCCAATGATAAAGCGTCTAGGACTGGCAGGTTAACTAGCTAGCTCGTCAACGTCCTATCTTTTTTGCAGTGCAATTGCCAGTTACCACCACCTAGAAGTGCCTGTGTTGGTTGTCCCTGTCGCTATTAGTATTGACAAGATGGATAACCGTACCATATATTTATTCCACATAATTAGCTAGCCATGCAGGGTTAATTTAACTAAGGTTACGGGCCTTCTACGGGCAGGAAACGAGCTACCTTAGCGACTTGTCGTTACCGTCAACTAGCCGGTGCGCTTGTTGTctgaacaaaatacaaaagaaactCGTCGTGATTGACACATGTTGACGGAAAGCAGGTGAGCAGAGGCTACTATACTTAATGTAACGCAGTGTGAGCAAATAATGCTCAAAATAAAGGGCGGATCAAAGTTACTCTGGCCTATATTGAGAGCGTTGAGCAGTCATTAAAAGAACGACCATTATGCATCAAATGAATCCAGATCACACGTGAGGACATCAGGTGGCCGGGCACTACTTAGGATATTTTCTTGTTCGATTTGtcttacatttgtttttgtcttttttgtatttgtctttatttcataATACGGCTAACGTGTTATGGATACAGCAGCGACAACTCGCATCCCAGTCAATGTAGAACATTGTGTTGAAACATAATGAAATTACTTGTTAACGTATTAAAATATGGTATAGCGTTAAGTAGACACTATGAGACATCAGTAAATCATGAATCATGCTGGCAGAATCATGGCCGTTCTGTTGTCATATGTTTCACCATTTTAAAATAGATTGGTGTGTGACCTCTACCTGTTTTCCCCAgtaatgaaaaatgtgtttatttcttttatttgatctgAATAGGAAACGACAGCGCAGTGGCTGTGATGAGGAGAGCAGCCACCTGGTGCCTCAAGCCAAAAGGCAGAGCGGAGCTCATCGTCTCTCTCCTGAGCCAGGCAGAGATGCCTGGGACTCTGAGGTATAGTAACTGTCAAGTAAAGGGAgaatctcatttatttttatatttatttatatttattattataactgtTTATCAGTGGCTAGATAATGTATAAGAAAAGATACACTAACACGTAGACTACACAGTTTGCTTTCATAATCCTAGTTTAGAATTGGCATTCATAGTAAAACTACTGTCTGCTGTTGGAAAGTCTTGTGGCTCAGCTGGAATTTCACAGCACGTACATTTTCACCA
This genomic interval carries:
- the hid1a gene encoding protein HID1 encodes the protein MGSTDSKLNFRKAVIQLTTKTQPVESTDDAFWDQFWADTTTTVQDVFALVPAAEIRAVREESPSNLATLCYKAVEKLVQGAESGCPTEREKLVILNCARILTRILPYIFEDQDWRGFFWSTVPGAGRAGTDEIDDDDGARPLAESLLLAIADLLFCPDFTVHSHKRGPDSVESMQSLDSCEYIWESGVGFAHSPPLNYIHDLNRAELLRLLLTCFSEAMYLPPSSDHNVLNPWVTFFCSTENRHALPLFTSLLNVVCAYDPVGYGIPYNHLLFSDYREQLVEQAVQILIVTLEHDGGIPHRPASPCCIEEQESAGPENLFANYLSRIHREEDFDFVLKGLARLLTNPLTQTYLPNSTKKIQFHQEMLVLFWKLCDFNKKFLFFVLKSSDVLDILVPILYYLNDARADQSRVGLMHIGVFILLLLSGERNFGVRLNKPYSVHVPMDIPVFTGTHADLLIVVFHKIITTGHQRLQPLFDCLLTIIVNVSPYLKSLSMVAANKLLHLLEAFSTNWFLFSAAQNHHLVFFLLEAFNNIIQYQFDGNCNLVYAIIRKRNVFHQLANLPSDPSSIQKALQRKKKSPDVISRTSSQETVSMEGSHPAVPAEPGTLKASLVAIPGIDKLTEKSQVSEDGTMVSVPKTNSPHVVLSDQSAVAGTSDTESNSGRDNEDVFYTEAEMERRRLSSVSSTSYWAPTPEWVLSWKCKLPLQTIMRLLQVLVPQVEKICIDKGLTDESEILKFLQHGTLVGLLPVPHPILIRKYQANAGTAMWFRTYMWGVVYLRNVDPPIWYDTDVRLFEIQRM